The following proteins are co-located in the Rattus norvegicus strain BN/NHsdMcwi chromosome X, GRCr8, whole genome shotgun sequence genome:
- the Mageb1l1 gene encoding MAGE family member B1-like 1 produces the protein MPRGKKSKARAREKRRQVQEEARGLKDTQAKAAEKGESSSCSDHDSGDAFASTSTAGFPQSKALTTSAGIGMTRKRSGKGSKGREEKNGSSCSFPLSGSKQIDLLSRKIGMLVEYMLCKYKIKQPARRGEMLKVINKRFKEQFPDILKKAAHRLDVVFGLEVKEVQPHGQTYILVSKLEFQDDGSESSELGVPTRGILIPLLSVIYLNNYCAPEKEVWHFLNMLGVYDGVPHIIFGNTRKLITEDLVQEEYLEYREVPDSDPPSYQFLWGSKAYAESSKRKVMDFLGKVSETMPSSYSFRCEQALIEEEEKAEAEAAAKPGTKGKAKGHSKS, from the coding sequence ATGCCCAGAGGAAAGAAGAGTAAGGCCCGTGCTCGTGAGAAACGTCGCCAGGTCCAGGAAGAGGCCCGGGGGCTCAAGGATACTCAAGCCAAGgcagcagagaaaggagagtCATCCTCCTGCTCTGATCATGATTCTGGAGATGCTTTTGCAAGCACCTCTACTGCTGGCTTCCCTCAGAGCAAGGCACTTACCACCTCTGCTGGTATAGGCATGACCCGCAAAAGGTCTGGTAAAGGTTCAAAGGGCCGAGAAGAGAAAAATGGTAGTTCTTGTAGTTTCCCACTCTCTGGAAGCAAACAGATTGATCTTCTATCAAGGAAGATAGGAATGCTGGTAGAGTACATGCTCTGCAAGTACAAAATTAAGCAGCCTGCAAGGAGGGGAGAAATGCTGAAAGTTATCAACAAAAGGTTCAAGGAGCAGTTCCCTGATATCCTCAAGAAAGCCGCCCATCGATTAGATGTGGTGTTTGGTCTTGAGGTGAAAGAAGTCCAGCCCCATGGTCAAACCTACATTCTTGTCAGTAAGCTAGAATTCCAGGATGATGGAAGTGAGAGCAGTGAGCTGGGTGTTCCTACTAGGGGCATTCTGATCCCCCTCCTAAGTGTGATCTACTTAAACAACTACTGTGCCCCAGAGAAGGAGGTCTGGCACTTCCTGAATATGTTAGGAGTCTATGATGGGGTCCCACACATCATCTTTGGGAACACCAGGAAGCTCATCACTGAAGATCTAGTGCAGGAAGAGTACCTAGAATACCGTGAGGTTCCTGATAGTGACCCTCCGTCCTATCAGTTCCTGTGGGGTTCAAAAGCCTATGCTGAATCCAGCAAGAGAAAGGTGATGGACTTTTTAGGTAAGGTCAGTGAAACCATGCCCAGTTCTTACTCATTTCGTTGTGAACAGGCTTTGattgaagaggaagaaaaagctgAAGCTGAAGCCGCAGCCAAGCCTGGCACTAAGGGCAAAGCCAAGGGACATTCTAAGTCCTAG